The DNA sequence GGAGACCCGCAAAGCCGCGCAGCACGTCCTCCGGCCGCCGCACTGGCTGAACTCTGCGATCCGTCGCCGCCGCACGCCAGAAAGGTGCACCCGACTCTGCTGGAAATTTGGCGGAGATACCCGTATCCGGCAGGTCAGGTGCACCCGCACCGGATCGTCAGATGGCGATCAGTCGGTCGAGCCGATCGGCGACGAGCCGTTGGTAGTACGACTCATCGAGCTCGACTACCAACTGCATGTCCGAGACTGCGGGGTCGAGATCCACCCCGGGTGGCAGCGGGATGGCAATCGTCGAGTTGGGTGCGGCCGTCGGACCCGAAGACTTCCACCTGGCGTTGACGGTGTTGCCGTTCTTGTCGGTCGCCGCGACCTCCACGCTAACCGGAGTTCCCGAGTCGTTCGTCTGGAGCGTGAAGCTGTAGTTGCGACTGCCCGAATCCTTGACGAACGTCCCTACCATGCCACTCAGCAGGTTGACGCCTACCCCTATGCCCACCGATCTGGCGACGGCCCACAATTTGCGGCCGTCAACGGCGTTGGAGAGGGTAACCAGCGGCGTCGGCGCCGCAGCGACCTGTCCGTTGATGAAGGTGCTCAGTTCGGTCCGACATCTGTACGCATGATGGGCCCTGACCGGCTGGTGAAGAGAAAGGCTGGCGTCTTGGCCGCTTCGGGTGACCGAGTAGGACAGCCCGATGTCGTTGTCGGTCGGGTTCTTGACGTACAGCTCGAGATTGCCGCCATCGACGCTGCCCCATTCGAACTGGAGGTCCCCGACCTGGAAAGGCGGCGGGATCGCGTTGCCCTGCTGCGTGCTGAGCACGGTGGGCAGCACCTGCGCGGCGACGTTCGCGACCTTCAAGGCCGTGCCCAGCCAACTGCCGAGACCGAGTAGCCCGGTGGTCGGCGCCGTCGCCGCCACCGGTTGCGCGGGGGGCGCGGGCATCAGCTTGACAGGCGGGGCCGCCGCCGCCGGGGATTCCGGGAGAAAGGTGCTGCCGACGGCCGCTGCGGCGGCGACCCCACCGACCGCCGCACCTCGCACCACGTCACGACGACTCAATGGCCGCTGCCCGTACGATTCGCTCATTTGCTCACCCATCTTCCGATTTGGTCGCCCCTGACCTCTCTGGGCAACCGGACGGTGCCATCCGTGGCACCAGTGGGTCGAATATTAGAAAACGTCGATGCCAGCGGGGAAGAGTTCTATTTACGTATAGTGATCACTCGGGCACGAAGAGTGGCCCATACCCTGGCCTGCCAGGGGCTTCTGATCTTCGGCCGCTTCGAAGTACACCGGCAGACCCGGGCACGGCAGCAACCGACAGCGGCCCGCCGGGGAGAACCTCGTAGCCGCGCAGCATGTCGTCGTACCCTGACAGCGTCGAGACTCCGGGAGCGAGCCTGGCGGCGAGATTGAGCGCACAGGTCTCACGTAGGCCTCGTGACGAGACGTCCGCCGGGCGCCACGATGTCGGCCCGCAGATGGCGATCGCGCCGGCAGAGGTGGTGATGTCGACCCCGAACGCACGAAGTCCCTCCGTCGCCCCGTCCCTCGCCTGGTAAACGCCTTCATGCAGGACCGACCTGCCGGGAGCCTGGGCCGCGACCAGGCACAGCAGAGGCACGAGGTCGGACGGAAAGGCGGGATAGACACCCGGAACGGACAACCGCCGGCCTGGTTGGAAAACCGCTGATTTCGACTGAATTCGCGTGCAGAGTGACGGTTGACCCAAAATCGCGGAATGCGCCGAAAACGCCAGCCACCCGTTCAGTCAAGCAGGCGGGAAGGAGAGTCGACCGGTCGCTGATCGCCGCCATCACCGCGTATGTTCCGGCCACGATGCGATCGGGGGGATCGGCAGCGGCCGAGCGGCGCCGGTCATTGGTCCGGTGACGACGAGTGACGACCCGTCCCGATCGGCGCACGCGCCGAGCACGCGAAGGACCTCGAGCACGTCGTCGACCTCGACTTCGCTGCTCGCCTCCCGGATGACGGACCGCCCGTCGAGAATGGCGGCGACGATCGCCGCCATGGCGCTCGCCGTCACCCCGTCGTCATGGATGGCGAACTCACCCGGGCGGGCTCGTCCGGACTCCAGCGCCCAGCCGTCCGGCAGCCGTTTCAGCCCCAGGCCGAAGCCGGCCAGCGCACGGCAGTGGGGGAGCAGCGACTCGCGCCGACCCGCGAGGGACGGGGCTGGACCTGCTTAGTCGATATATGTAGAGTTTGGCCATGCCGCGTCGACCGAACAGCTCGCAGCAGACACTGCGGATCTTCGCCTGCTTCCTGGCCGCGCCCGACGACTGGCGCTACGGCTACCAGCTCAGCAAGGAAACCGGCCTGGCCAGCGGGTCGCTCTATCCGATCCTGATGCGCCTGACCGAGCAGCGTCTGCTGGAGGCACAGTGGCGGGAACCGGCCAGCCCTGGCCGGCCACCCCGGCACGTGTACCGGCTCACCACCGACGGGGCCGCTCTCGCGCGAACCCGGCTGGCTGAAGCCCAGCACAACGAGTCCGCCAACGCCCAGTCCCGCCGCCGTGCCACCGGCCACACCGCGCCCGCGCCCCGGCCGACCATCCAGGGGGCTTGACGATGCCCAGCTCCAACCCGGCCCCGCCGCTGACGCCGACGGCCGCCGGCCACACCCCCGTCCGGCGGGCCGCGCGGGCGGTGCTGCGCTGGGCGGTACGCCGCGGCGGCGACCGGGGCGGACCGTGGGGCGAAGCCGTCCTCGCCGAGTTCGACGAGGTCACCTCGGACGCGGAAGCGGTGCGCTGGGCGGCCGGCGGTGTGTGGGTGTCACTGCGGGAGCGGTCCACCAGCGCTGGCCGGTGGGTGGTCACGGCCGCGAGCTGGGTCGCGGCCACCTGGGTACGGCGGGCCACGGCCGGCGTACTTGTCGTGGCGTTGATCGCCGCCGTGGCACAGCAGTGGGTACTGACCATCGTGTACGTACCGTCGTGGTCGATGTCGCCGACGATCGACGCCGGCCAGCGGATGCTGGTCGACCGGGTGGCGTACCGGGTCACCGGCCCGGCTGTCGGTGACGTCGTGGTACTCGACCCGGTCGGCCGGGGTCGGACGATGCGGGTGATCGGCCTACCCGGCGACGAGCTGACGTGCCGCGACGGCCTGGTGTACCGCAACGGTACTGCACTGGACGAGCCGTACCTGGCGGCCGGCACCTACACCGAATGCACGCCGGTGACCGTGCCCGCCGGCCAGGTGTTCCTGCTCGGCGACCACCGGGACGGCGCATTTGATTCGCGGCACGACGGACCGTGGCGCCTCGACGACATCACCGGCCGGATGGTGGCCCGGCTACCGACCTGAGGACCTGCGCCACTGGTCGGCCGGGCGAGAGCGCCAGGGCCAGGCGTCGGTCGCCGTCACGGGCGGGTCTCGGTGACAACGTCGGCCGTGAATTCGGAGCAGATTCCGGCGAGGATACGGTGCGCGTTCGCGAGTTCTTCTGCCTTCTCGGGATCTGCCGAGGCATTGGAGCAGCTGGCGAGGGTTTTCCAGAGTGCCCAGCCTCGTCCGCGTGCCCACGTTGCGTCATCCACCGCCAGCCGCGCGCGGAACGCCTGCCGGCTGTCACTGGTCAGCAAGGTCCAGGCAATCGCCAGGTCGCAGGCCGGGTCACCGACGCCGCATGTCCCGAAGTCGATGACGGCCGCCAACTGTCCGTCAGCAAGGAGGAGGTTTCCCGGGGCGATGTCTCCGTGGAACCAACGGTCGACACCGTCCCAGCGGGCGTCGAGCGCCGCAGCCCAGACCTCGCGCACCAGTTCAGCGTCGACGTGGTCGCCCAACTCGGCGAGCGCGTGCTCAACCTCCTGGTCGTACGTGCGTAGGGTGCCGCCCCGGAACCAGTTGTGGAGACCCGGCTGCGGGCCGCCAGCGGCGTCGACGCCCTGCAAGGCTGCCAGGAACTCGGCCAGGTCGTTCGCGAATCGCGTCGGGTTGGCGATGCGGTCCGCCCTCGCCGACTCGCCGTCGAGCCACCGGTAGATCGACCACGGGTACGGATAGCCCACACTTGGCTCGCCCTTCGCCACTGGGGTGGGAACGGGCAGCGGCAGCCGAGCGGCGAGGTCCGGCAGCCACCGATGTTCCTTGTCGACCGCCAGGGCGTACTCGGCGGCGCTGGGCAGCCGTACCAGCAGGTCGGGACCGAGGTGAAAGGTCCAGTTGTCCCAGCCGCCGTTGGCCACCGGCTCAATCGGGAGGTTCGCCAGGTGCGGAAACTGGTCGGTGATGAGCTGACGTACCTGCTCCGCGTCGACGGTGATGCGCTGCGGCAGGGGCCCGAGGTCTGGAACGTCATTCACTGAAACGCCCCGTCTGACCATCGAGATCGAGCGCGATGTGGCATGGCCGCGTGCGGGCCATCGTGTCGGCGGCGTCGGCCAGGACGCGGCGCATCGCGGCAGTGCCGGTGTGTCCGGCGTCGCCGATGACGTGCAGCCGCGCGTCGGGCCAGGCCTGCGCGATCTCCCACGGGGTGATCGCCGGCCCGCTGACGTCGGTACGCCCGTGGATCAGCACCCCCGGGACGCCGGCCAGCTTCGGCACGTTGCGCAGGATTTCGCCGTCGGCAAGGAACGCGCCGTTGCCGAAGTAGTGCGCGCAGATCCGGGTCATCGTGATCCGCTGCCGCAGCTCCCGGTCGGAGTACGCGCCCGGGTTGCCGTTGTGCTCCTCGGAGATCAGCGCGTCCTCCCAGGCGCACCACTCGTCGGCGGCCCGCTGGCGTACCGCCGGGTCGAGGTCGGCGAGCAGCTGGCCGTAGCGCAGCAGTACCGGTTCGATCGGCGGCTCGCTGTCGGTCGGCAGCCGGTAGCCGGGCAGGCCAGCGTGGGCGACGAACCGCTGCCACGCTTCGGGAAAGAACCGGCCGGCACCCCGGTACAGCCAGTCGACCTCGCAGCGGCGGGTCATAGTGACCGCGACGAGGATCATGCCGCGTACCCGGTCGGGGTGGTTCGTCGCATACGCCAGGGCCAGCGTCGCACCCCAGGATCCGCCGTACACGCCCCAGCTCTCGACGCCGAGATGCGTGCGCAGCCGTTCGATGTCGGCGACGAGATGGGCGGTGGTGTTGGCGCTCAGGTCCGTGGCCGGGTCGGCGGCCGACGGGGTGCTGCGTCCGCAGTTGCGCTGGTCGAACAGGACGACCCGGAAGCGCTCGGGGTCGAGCGTCCGGCGGTGCCGGGGCGTGCACCCGCTGCCCGGCCCGCCGTGCAACATGACGACGGGTACGCCGTCGGGGTTGCCGCAGACCTCCCAGTAGACCTGGTGGCCGTCGCCGACGTCGAGCATCCCGGTGTCGTACGGCTCAGTCATTCGCGTACTCCTCATTCAGGGGCCGGCGGGGGCGTCGGCGATGCTGTGGGCATGGAGTACGTGTCCAGAGTGCCGCAACCGCCGCTGGACGGGCTGATCGACGACCTCTACTACCTGGAGGGTACGCCGCCGTACGCCCGGTTGACGCTGCCGCCGACGCCAGCGGCGTTGCTCATCGTCAACCTCGGGGCGCCGTTGCGCATCCGCGCCGGCACCGACATCGAGACGGCCGAGTACGCCGACGGCTGTGTCGTCACCACGCCCACCCGCGCGTACGACTTCGGCTACCCGGTCCGGACCCGGTCGGTCGGCGTGCACGTCAAGCCGTGGGGGCTGGCGCCGTTCCTGCCGATGCCGGCGGCCGAGCTGTGCGACCGGCCGGTGACGCTGGAACAGGTGTGGGGTCGGCCCGCCGTCGCCGTGCTGCGGGACCGGCTGGCCTCGGCGGACGGACCGGACGAGATGCTGACGCTGCTGGAGCAGGAGCTGACGCGACGGCTGCGCGCTACCGTCGGCCTGGGGCTGGTCCGCCACACGAGCGGCGTCATCACGGCGACCCGTGGGGCGGTCGCGATCGGCGACCTGGGTACGGCGGCCGGTGTCAGCAGCACCCATCTGGCGCGGCGGTTCAAGGAGCTCGTCGGCGTCACGCCGAAACGGCTGGCCCGCACGTACCGCTTCGCCGCCACCGTGTTCTCGATCGACCCGGCCGGACCGGTCGACTGGGCCGAGCTCGCCAGCGGCGCCGGCTACTTCGACCAGGCCCATTTCGGCCACGAGTTCCGGGCGTTCACCGGGCTCACGCCGACCCGGTACGTCGAGGTCCGGCGGCGGTTCCTGCGCGAACATCCCGGCCACGTGCTGGACCGCTGGCCGCTGCCGGCGGATTGATTTTCTACAAGAACGCCAGCTCACGGCGCGCTAACTTGAGGCATCCGGACGCAGAGGAGAGCCCGTGGGCAAGGTGGTCATGTACAGCTCGGTGTCGGTGGACGGCTTCATCGCCGACGTCAAGGACCAGCCCGGACCGCTGTTCGACTGGCTGTCCAGCGGTGACGTGCCGTTGGATGACAGCGGTGCGCTGACGGTGTCGCGAGCCTCCTACGACTACATCCGGCCGTACTGGGACCAGATCGGGGTGACGATCGTCGGCCGCCACGTCTTCGACATGACGGACGGCTGGCGCGGCACGCCGCCGGCCGGGGTCGATCACGTGGTCGTCGTGACACACCGGCCGGCCCCGGACGGCTGGGATCCCGAGGCGCCGTTTCACTTCGTCGACGGTGTCGAGGCGGCCGTGGCCAGGGCGCGGGAGCTTGCCGGCGACCGCCTAGTCGAGGTCGCCGCCGGCGACGTCGGCGGCCAGGTGCTCGCCGCAGGCCTGGTCGACGAGGTACGCATGGACGTCGTGCCCGTCGTGTTCGGGTCCGGCAAGCGCTTCTTCGGGTCGGTCGACGCGCAGCACCTCCTGGAGGATCCTGACGTGACGATTCCGGGTGACCGGGTCCTTCACCTGCGCTATCGGCTGCGCCGTCCGTCGGCCTGAGCGGCAGCACAAGTCACGGCGGCAGGTGGGCGGTGGTGGCGAACTCGACCAGTTCGAGGCCGTCACCGGTGTCGACGTAGCGGGTGATCGACGCGTTGGCGACCGGCGTGGTCGCGATGATCGCGTCAAGTTCGGTGAACGGCAGGCCGTCGAGGAGGTGGCGGGCCGCGATGACCACCGCGTCGTGGGCGACGACCAGGACACGCCGGCCGGCGTGGTCGCGGTCCAGGTCGGCCAGGACGGCCTTGACGCGCGCGACGACGTCGTCGAACGTCTCACCGCCGGGCGGGCGGTAGGCGTACGGTCCGTCTGCGGCGAGGCGGGCGGCCTCGGCCGGGAAGCGCTGGGTGATCATGAGCGGGGTGAGCAGTTCGAGGTCGCCCATCAGCCGGTCGCACAACCGCGCATCGATGACCGCCTCCGGGCAGGGCGCGCCGAGCGCGGCGGCGGTGCCGGCCACCCGGGTCCAGGTCTGACGGGCCCGCAGGTACGGGGAGCAGACCACCACGTCGGGCCGCTGGTCGGCGGGTCGGGTGGCAAGCCAGCGGCCGAGGTGGGTGGCCTGCTGCCAGCCGAGCGCGGTCAGCTCGATGTCGGCGTCGCGGCCGGTGAGGCCGTGGTCGGCCAGACCTCGGGCGTGGGCGTCCGCGAAGGCCGCGTTCGCGGTGCTCTGCCCGTGGCGGACGATGGTCAGCTGCGCGACGGTGTCCATCTGTTCATTGTGTCCGGTCGGCGCGGGATTCGTGACCCCGGCGCTGGGCGGCCGGCCCTGACCGCCGGTGATCGGGTCACCGGCGGTCAGGCGGGAGCAGATTCCCCGTGGCGGGGAGAGAGTTCTCGGTCGCGTGGGTAGCGATCCTCAGATGCCGCAGCTCGACGCGGACCAGGACCGGCTTGAAGTGACGCCCAGGTGGGTGTGGTCGCTGTGGCCGGGGTAGCCGGGGCCGAGGATGTTGCTGAAGCCGTGGTAGCGGGCCTGCTGGGCGATCCGACAGAACGAGGGCGAGCCGACCAGGTCGACGCCGTCGCCGTACAGGTGCCGGCTGTTGGAGGCGCCGCCGACCGCGCTGTTGCAGGAGTAGCTGCGGAAGCCGCTGCTGACATAGAGCGGTACGTTGCCGAGCGCCCGCCGCATGGCCTGCAGTTTCCACATTGACACGAGGGCGTTGAACTTGGCGGTGCTGGCGGACACCGCGCCACCGGACCAGCTGCTGTTGCACTTGTTCATCTCGGCGTAGCTGAAGTTGGCCGGAGTGCAGTCGTTGTCCTGGAGCGCGTAGATCTTGTTGAAGGTCTGCGGGCCGGCGACGCCGTCGGCGGCGAGGCCGTAGGCCTGCTGGAAGCGGATCACCGCAGACCGGGTGGCCGGGCCGTACGCCCCGTCGAGGGCGAGCACCGCGCCGTAGCCCGGGTAGCCCGAGACGCGGATCTGCAGCTGCTTGACGT is a window from the Solwaraspora sp. WMMD792 genome containing:
- a CDS encoding D-Ala-D-Ala carboxypeptidase family metallohydrolase codes for the protein MSGNDVKQLQIRVSGYPGYGAVLALDGAYGPATRSAVIRFQQAYGLAADGVAGPQTFNKIYALQDNDCTPANFSYAEMNKCNSSWSGGAVSASTAKFNALVSMWKLQAMRRALGNVPLYVSSGFRSYSCNSAVGGASNSRHLYGDGVDLVGSPSFCRIAQQARYHGFSNILGPGYPGHSDHTHLGVTSSRSWSASSCGI
- a CDS encoding histidine phosphatase family protein, which encodes MDTVAQLTIVRHGQSTANAAFADAHARGLADHGLTGRDADIELTALGWQQATHLGRWLATRPADQRPDVVVCSPYLRARQTWTRVAGTAAALGAPCPEAVIDARLCDRLMGDLELLTPLMITQRFPAEAARLAADGPYAYRPPGGETFDDVVARVKAVLADLDRDHAGRRVLVVAHDAVVIAARHLLDGLPFTELDAIIATTPVANASITRYVDTGDGLELVEFATTAHLPP
- a CDS encoding twin-arginine translocation signal domain-containing protein encodes the protein MSESYGQRPLSRRDVVRGAAVGGVAAAAAVGSTFLPESPAAAAPPVKLMPAPPAQPVAATAPTTGLLGLGSWLGTALKVANVAAQVLPTVLSTQQGNAIPPPFQVGDLQFEWGSVDGGNLELYVKNPTDNDIGLSYSVTRSGQDASLSLHQPVRAHHAYRCRTELSTFINGQVAAAPTPLVTLSNAVDGRKLWAVARSVGIGVGVNLLSGMVGTFVKDSGSRNYSFTLQTNDSGTPVSVEVAATDKNGNTVNARWKSSGPTAAPNSTIAIPLPPGVDLDPAVSDMQLVVELDESYYQRLVADRLDRLIAI
- the lepB gene encoding signal peptidase I, yielding MPSSNPAPPLTPTAAGHTPVRRAARAVLRWAVRRGGDRGGPWGEAVLAEFDEVTSDAEAVRWAAGGVWVSLRERSTSAGRWVVTAASWVAATWVRRATAGVLVVALIAAVAQQWVLTIVYVPSWSMSPTIDAGQRMLVDRVAYRVTGPAVGDVVVLDPVGRGRTMRVIGLPGDELTCRDGLVYRNGTALDEPYLAAGTYTECTPVTVPAGQVFLLGDHRDGAFDSRHDGPWRLDDITGRMVARLPT
- the pip gene encoding prolyl aminopeptidase encodes the protein MTEPYDTGMLDVGDGHQVYWEVCGNPDGVPVVMLHGGPGSGCTPRHRRTLDPERFRVVLFDQRNCGRSTPSAADPATDLSANTTAHLVADIERLRTHLGVESWGVYGGSWGATLALAYATNHPDRVRGMILVAVTMTRRCEVDWLYRGAGRFFPEAWQRFVAHAGLPGYRLPTDSEPPIEPVLLRYGQLLADLDPAVRQRAADEWCAWEDALISEEHNGNPGAYSDRELRQRITMTRICAHYFGNGAFLADGEILRNVPKLAGVPGVLIHGRTDVSGPAITPWEIAQAWPDARLHVIGDAGHTGTAAMRRVLADAADTMARTRPCHIALDLDGQTGRFSE
- a CDS encoding PadR family transcriptional regulator, which translates into the protein MPRRPNSSQQTLRIFACFLAAPDDWRYGYQLSKETGLASGSLYPILMRLTEQRLLEAQWREPASPGRPPRHVYRLTTDGAALARTRLAEAQHNESANAQSRRRATGHTAPAPRPTIQGA
- a CDS encoding dihydrofolate reductase family protein — its product is MGKVVMYSSVSVDGFIADVKDQPGPLFDWLSSGDVPLDDSGALTVSRASYDYIRPYWDQIGVTIVGRHVFDMTDGWRGTPPAGVDHVVVVTHRPAPDGWDPEAPFHFVDGVEAAVARARELAGDRLVEVAAGDVGGQVLAAGLVDEVRMDVVPVVFGSGKRFFGSVDAQHLLEDPDVTIPGDRVLHLRYRLRRPSA
- a CDS encoding aminoglycoside phosphotransferase family protein gives rise to the protein MNDVPDLGPLPQRITVDAEQVRQLITDQFPHLANLPIEPVANGGWDNWTFHLGPDLLVRLPSAAEYALAVDKEHRWLPDLAARLPLPVPTPVAKGEPSVGYPYPWSIYRWLDGESARADRIANPTRFANDLAEFLAALQGVDAAGGPQPGLHNWFRGGTLRTYDQEVEHALAELGDHVDAELVREVWAAALDARWDGVDRWFHGDIAPGNLLLADGQLAAVIDFGTCGVGDPACDLAIAWTLLTSDSRQAFRARLAVDDATWARGRGWALWKTLASCSNASADPEKAEELANAHRILAGICSEFTADVVTETRP
- a CDS encoding helix-turn-helix domain-containing protein, translated to MEYVSRVPQPPLDGLIDDLYYLEGTPPYARLTLPPTPAALLIVNLGAPLRIRAGTDIETAEYADGCVVTTPTRAYDFGYPVRTRSVGVHVKPWGLAPFLPMPAAELCDRPVTLEQVWGRPAVAVLRDRLASADGPDEMLTLLEQELTRRLRATVGLGLVRHTSGVITATRGAVAIGDLGTAAGVSSTHLARRFKELVGVTPKRLARTYRFAATVFSIDPAGPVDWAELASGAGYFDQAHFGHEFRAFTGLTPTRYVEVRRRFLREHPGHVLDRWPLPAD